One region of Halomicrobium sp. LC1Hm genomic DNA includes:
- a CDS encoding phytanoyl-CoA dioxygenase family protein translates to MSLTDAQFEQYQRDGYVVVADALDAETVDRVKRRLRAYTHGDRAVEGFQSQVEPAVERGEIEVEHTGDAVRKFEGLGMVETDDVFRSVAHDDTITDTAAELLGPNLKLLRSAAMFKPPAVGSEKGFHQDAAYYPIQPMDHVTVWIALDEATTENGCMNVVPGAHTDGLLGHEAADYDTDIVIAEDDVDRSDAVAVPMEPGDALFAHCLVPHFTAPNTTDQWRRALIVSYMDARSRFTTPAEDRPDWVDSVHIRGEEFPGCV, encoded by the coding sequence ATGTCTCTCACCGACGCGCAGTTCGAACAGTACCAGCGAGACGGCTACGTCGTCGTCGCGGACGCCCTCGACGCCGAGACGGTCGACCGCGTGAAGCGTCGCCTGCGAGCGTACACTCACGGCGACCGCGCCGTCGAGGGGTTCCAGTCACAGGTCGAGCCGGCCGTCGAACGCGGCGAGATCGAGGTCGAACACACGGGCGACGCGGTACGGAAGTTCGAGGGGCTGGGCATGGTCGAGACCGACGACGTGTTCCGCTCGGTCGCCCACGACGACACGATCACGGACACCGCCGCCGAACTGCTCGGGCCGAACCTGAAGCTCCTGCGCAGCGCCGCGATGTTCAAACCACCGGCGGTCGGCAGCGAGAAGGGATTCCACCAGGACGCGGCCTACTACCCGATCCAGCCGATGGACCACGTCACCGTCTGGATCGCGCTGGACGAGGCCACGACGGAGAACGGCTGTATGAACGTCGTGCCGGGCGCGCACACGGACGGCCTGCTGGGCCACGAGGCCGCCGACTACGACACGGACATCGTCATCGCCGAGGACGACGTGGACCGCTCTGACGCCGTCGCCGTGCCGATGGAACCGGGCGACGCGCTCTTCGCTCACTGCCTGGTTCCACACTTCACCGCCCCCAACACGACCGACCAGTGGCGGCGCGCGCTCATCGTGTCCTACATGGACGCCCGCTCGCGGTTCACGACGCCGGCCGAGGACCGGCCCGACTGGGTGGATTCCGTCCACATCCGGGGCGAAGAGTTCCCCGGCTGTGTGTAG
- a CDS encoding DUF309 domain-containing protein has product MRDHLRAGVAIYNEGRYHAAHDAWEDHWLDLSQGTDDERLLHGLIQFTAVVHHLDDGNHSGATGLAESGRAYLADLPATYRGIELDAVRSFLGRAATAPREVTPDDAPPLVYEGQRLTYDDLDFEATAVAARVLAEGEDEDAVDAGIEYAREEVAADESGTYTGLVFAFVREPDRRPIVATRLGEHVQRREHRESDVDGLFE; this is encoded by the coding sequence ATGCGCGATCACCTCCGGGCGGGCGTCGCGATCTACAACGAGGGCCGGTACCACGCGGCCCACGACGCCTGGGAGGACCACTGGCTCGACCTGTCCCAGGGGACCGACGACGAGCGACTACTCCACGGGCTGATCCAGTTCACCGCGGTCGTCCACCACCTCGACGACGGGAACCACTCCGGGGCCACGGGGCTGGCCGAGAGCGGTCGGGCGTACCTCGCCGACCTGCCGGCGACGTATCGAGGGATCGAACTGGACGCCGTCCGGTCGTTCCTCGGTCGCGCCGCGACGGCCCCGCGGGAGGTGACACCGGACGACGCACCGCCGCTGGTCTACGAGGGCCAGCGGTTGACCTACGACGATCTTGACTTCGAGGCGACGGCCGTCGCCGCGAGAGTCCTGGCCGAGGGCGAGGACGAGGACGCCGTCGACGCCGGCATCGAGTACGCCCGCGAGGAGGTCGCCGCCGACGAGAGTGGCACCTACACCGGGCTGGTCTTCGCGTTCGTTCGCGAGCCCGACCGCCGGCCGATCGTCGCGACCAGACTCGGCGAGCACGTCCAGCGCCGCGAACACCGAGAATCGGACGTCGACGGGCTGTTCGAGTGA
- a CDS encoding amphi-Trp domain-containing protein: protein MTEEQLFKSEEKRPRAEIARALRDAADQIDSGDVTLASDTAEQHVTVPEQSRFEVELERLTDSETGEQRYELEYEIRWTQ, encoded by the coding sequence ATGACAGAAGAACAACTGTTCAAATCCGAGGAGAAGAGGCCCAGAGCCGAAATTGCGCGGGCGTTACGCGATGCGGCCGATCAGATTGACTCGGGAGATGTTACGTTAGCGAGCGACACGGCGGAACAGCACGTCACTGTTCCGGAGCAGTCGCGGTTCGAAGTCGAACTCGAACGGCTCACGGATTCGGAGACCGGTGAGCAGCGGTACGAACTCGAATACGAGATCAGGTGGACACAGTGA
- the azf gene encoding NAD-dependent glucose-6-phosphate dehydrogenase Azf — protein sequence MNEPVLLTGAGGAVGEAILGGLEDDYEWKLMYHSPPVEEPDHDYVVGDVANDEDVRAAVEGVGAIIHLAGDPRPDAPWNSVLANNIDGTQKMYEAAIDEGVERFVYASSNHAVGAYEDERKPDLYRTHDDFRLDGSEFPRPGNLYGVSKATGEVIGRYYHDEYGIDVCNVRIGNLTKGHPPIDYERGQAMWLSYRDCAHIHDRALVADYDFEIVYGISDNDRKYYSLERAKEVLGYEPRDNSAHFDGEERVAGAE from the coding sequence ATGAACGAGCCTGTTCTGCTCACGGGCGCTGGCGGCGCGGTCGGGGAGGCTATCCTCGGTGGGCTCGAAGACGACTACGAGTGGAAGCTCATGTATCACAGCCCGCCGGTCGAGGAGCCCGACCACGACTACGTCGTCGGTGACGTGGCGAACGACGAGGACGTTCGGGCCGCCGTCGAGGGCGTCGGGGCGATCATCCACCTCGCCGGGGATCCACGACCCGACGCGCCGTGGAACTCCGTGCTGGCGAACAACATCGACGGCACCCAGAAGATGTACGAGGCGGCCATCGACGAGGGGGTCGAGCGGTTCGTCTACGCCTCCTCGAACCACGCCGTCGGGGCCTACGAGGACGAGCGCAAGCCCGACCTGTACCGTACGCACGACGATTTCCGTCTCGACGGCTCCGAGTTCCCCCGCCCGGGGAACCTCTACGGCGTCTCGAAGGCCACGGGCGAGGTCATCGGCCGGTACTACCACGACGAGTACGGGATCGACGTGTGCAACGTCCGCATCGGCAACCTCACGAAGGGACACCCGCCGATCGACTACGAGCGCGGGCAGGCGATGTGGCTCTCCTACCGCGACTGTGCCCACATCCACGACCGAGCTCTCGTCGCCGACTACGACTTCGAGATCGTCTACGGCATCTCCGACAACGACCGCAAGTACTACTCGCTGGAGCGGGCCAAAGAGGTGCTTGGCTACGAACCGCGGGACAACTCCGCGCACTTCGACGGCGAGGAGCGCGTAGCCGGGGCGGAGTGA
- a CDS encoding dihydroneopterin aldolase family protein, with translation MDPTDPQVACFEAGVKFGSLYHQFAGTPISPDSADSLATAMAEAIENQPHCEDVSVEIREEALRAEIEAQSADYTEFTGRFAEVEMTVDYEGVAVETSMRMDGDYPLMAVDDVDAPE, from the coding sequence ATGGACCCGACAGATCCACAGGTCGCGTGCTTCGAGGCGGGCGTGAAGTTCGGCTCGCTGTACCACCAGTTCGCGGGGACGCCGATCAGCCCCGACAGCGCCGACTCGCTGGCGACGGCGATGGCCGAAGCCATCGAGAACCAGCCCCACTGCGAGGACGTGTCCGTGGAGATCCGCGAGGAGGCACTCCGTGCCGAGATCGAGGCGCAGTCGGCCGACTACACCGAGTTCACCGGTCGCTTCGCCGAGGTAGAGATGACGGTCGACTACGAGGGCGTCGCCGTCGAGACGAGCATGCGAATGGACGGCGACTATCCGCTGATGGCGGTCGACGACGTGGACGCCCCCGAGTAG
- a CDS encoding DUF4013 domain-containing protein: protein MGYAALDAIDDAIEATKGFLLPFDRGTWLRLAVIMFFVTGGGGVLNNASNVPQFAGNGDLGTAPGAGAASVTPDITFSVVAIAVAGFAVLFALLLLFASPIMEFVFVESLFEREVHIRRYFSRNIGNGLRLLGFQVAIVLAAGVFVVGLFLVGLLVAGGVDNIAASLGLFALAIPLIVLLVIAIGIVNGFTTVFVVPIMLAEDRGLLAAWSRLWSSITSNLAEYLVYLVVSVLLGIGVGILGSIVMLFALALAAIPFALVAFGVYTFAAFSTAAIAVYAVLGLAFFVVALLVSGLVQAPLQSFLRYYAMLVLGDVDDGLDPIPEVREGLRADETTVR from the coding sequence ATGGGATACGCTGCCCTGGATGCTATCGACGACGCAATCGAGGCCACGAAGGGATTCCTCCTCCCCTTCGATCGCGGAACGTGGCTTCGTCTCGCAGTGATCATGTTCTTCGTCACCGGCGGCGGTGGCGTCCTGAACAACGCAAGCAACGTACCGCAGTTCGCGGGCAACGGTGACCTCGGGACCGCGCCGGGTGCCGGAGCCGCGAGCGTGACGCCCGATATCACGTTCAGTGTAGTCGCGATCGCCGTCGCCGGGTTTGCCGTCCTGTTTGCCCTCCTGCTGCTGTTTGCCTCGCCGATCATGGAGTTCGTCTTCGTCGAGTCGCTGTTCGAGCGCGAGGTCCACATCCGACGGTACTTCTCGCGCAACATCGGCAACGGCCTCCGCCTGCTTGGCTTTCAGGTCGCGATCGTCCTCGCCGCGGGAGTGTTCGTTGTCGGACTGTTCCTGGTGGGACTGCTGGTCGCTGGCGGCGTCGACAACATCGCGGCGTCGCTGGGCCTGTTCGCGTTGGCGATCCCGCTGATCGTGCTCCTGGTGATCGCCATCGGGATCGTCAACGGGTTCACGACCGTGTTCGTCGTCCCCATCATGCTGGCAGAGGACCGCGGCCTGCTCGCTGCGTGGAGTCGGCTGTGGTCGTCGATCACCAGCAACCTCGCGGAGTACCTCGTCTACCTCGTCGTCAGCGTGTTACTGGGGATCGGCGTCGGGATCCTCGGCAGCATCGTCATGCTGTTCGCGCTCGCGCTCGCGGCGATTCCGTTCGCGCTCGTCGCCTTCGGCGTCTACACGTTCGCGGCGTTCAGTACGGCCGCGATCGCCGTCTACGCCGTGCTCGGACTGGCCTTCTTCGTGGTGGCGCTGCTCGTAAGCGGACTCGTACAGGCACCGCTCCAGTCGTTCCTGCGCTACTACGCGATGCTGGTGCTCGGCGACGTCGACGACGGTCTCGACCCGATTCCCGAGGTTCGCGAGGGACTGCGAGCCGACGAAACCACGGTCCGGTAG
- a CDS encoding DUF5790 family protein → MSQSTLDDDELFGEAASEMRDDVEASLDEARAVLPAADDIWDVDADNTLGVLNALKGALDVEDAEEHLRDAKKWYTMGERADAFEDAGDLEEDIDALETLLEDVETAREQVGELTSTIPQLRGTLEEFAEDADEETDDAEADADADAEAEA, encoded by the coding sequence ATGAGCCAATCGACGCTCGACGACGACGAACTGTTCGGCGAGGCCGCCTCCGAGATGCGCGACGACGTCGAGGCCTCACTCGACGAAGCACGCGCGGTCCTCCCGGCCGCCGACGACATCTGGGACGTCGACGCCGACAACACGCTGGGCGTGCTCAACGCACTGAAAGGCGCACTCGACGTGGAAGACGCCGAAGAACACCTCAGAGACGCCAAGAAGTGGTACACGATGGGCGAGCGTGCCGACGCCTTCGAGGACGCCGGTGACCTCGAAGAGGACATCGACGCGCTCGAAACGCTGCTCGAAGACGTGGAGACGGCCCGCGAGCAGGTGGGCGAGCTGACGAGCACGATCCCACAGCTCCGGGGGACCCTCGAAGAGTTCGCCGAAGACGCGGACGAGGAGACCGACGACGCCGAGGCCGACGCCGACGCAGACGCCGAGGCAGAGGCCTAG
- a CDS encoding creatininase family protein has protein sequence MHLSEATWTDAADLDTDLAVLPVGSTEQHGPHGPLGTDVLTAEAVAEAGAEAYDGEVVVAPAIPVGVAEEHRHFAGTLWVGEDTFRDYVGETIASLASHGWDRVVVVNGHGGNVDALREICGRVTRDGTAYAVPLTWFDAVDAPDMGHGGPVETSLLLATDPELVRSDRLEASAADAADSWGEFEHGVNLAYDTDEFSENGTVGDPRAASADRGAALLDAASEALADVLASVRDRDSTN, from the coding sequence ATGCACCTCTCCGAGGCCACCTGGACCGACGCCGCGGATCTCGACACGGACCTGGCCGTCCTCCCGGTCGGCAGCACCGAACAGCACGGCCCCCACGGCCCGCTGGGGACCGACGTTCTCACGGCCGAGGCCGTCGCCGAAGCCGGGGCCGAGGCCTACGACGGCGAGGTCGTCGTCGCGCCCGCGATCCCGGTCGGCGTCGCCGAGGAACACCGCCACTTCGCTGGGACGCTGTGGGTCGGCGAGGACACCTTCCGAGACTACGTCGGCGAGACGATCGCGAGCCTCGCCAGCCACGGCTGGGATCGGGTCGTCGTCGTCAACGGCCACGGCGGCAACGTCGACGCGCTCCGGGAGATCTGCGGGCGAGTCACCCGCGACGGGACGGCCTACGCGGTCCCGCTGACCTGGTTCGACGCCGTCGACGCGCCGGACATGGGCCACGGCGGCCCGGTCGAGACGAGCCTCCTCCTGGCGACCGACCCCGAACTCGTCCGGAGCGACCGCCTCGAAGCCAGCGCGGCCGACGCCGCCGACTCGTGGGGCGAGTTCGAACACGGCGTCAATCTGGCCTACGACACCGACGAGTTCAGCGAGAACGGGACGGTCGGCGATCCGCGAGCGGCGAGTGCCGACCGCGGCGCGGCGTTGCTCGACGCGGCGAGCGAGGCGCTGGCGGACGTGCTGGCGAGCGTCAGAGACCGCGATAGTACCAATTGA
- a CDS encoding DUF6789 family protein, which translates to MSGPPHGVDDPVDELSETEEFDSLIGIVGDGVVGAAGGLVGTALSTVVLLIAESLGVFERSAFALLTELVGIEELVPPILAGYLIFLAGGMAPWPLLYASLKEYLPGRRDPVSGAFFGFAIWTGFVLGFYTGQSGLALVGYAVLTLLAHVVYGVGLGLVFEYFRTRPNSIV; encoded by the coding sequence ATGTCTGGGCCACCGCACGGCGTCGACGATCCGGTCGACGAACTGAGCGAAACCGAGGAGTTCGACAGCCTGATCGGCATCGTCGGCGACGGCGTCGTCGGCGCGGCGGGCGGACTCGTCGGAACGGCGCTGTCGACGGTCGTCCTCCTCATCGCGGAGAGCCTCGGCGTCTTCGAGCGGTCGGCGTTCGCGCTGCTGACCGAACTCGTCGGTATCGAGGAACTGGTCCCACCGATCCTCGCGGGCTATCTCATCTTCCTCGCCGGTGGGATGGCCCCCTGGCCGCTGCTGTACGCCTCGCTGAAGGAGTACCTGCCCGGTCGTCGAGACCCGGTCAGCGGCGCGTTCTTCGGGTTCGCGATCTGGACCGGCTTCGTACTGGGCTTTTACACCGGCCAGTCCGGCCTCGCGCTCGTCGGCTACGCCGTCCTGACGCTGCTGGCACACGTCGTCTACGGCGTCGGCCTCGGACTCGTCTTCGAGTACTTCCGGACCCGGCCCAACTCGATCGTCTGA
- a CDS encoding PQQ-binding-like beta-propeller repeat protein, producing the protein MDRRTFLTTTCAGTAALSGCLSALPWTSGGNTPLPEVPGGSWTQHGADAANTFAPAVSAPSRAAFAWTSSAFTRWDPVIADGTIYTTNFDPSNDGSAIALDAQDGTEQWRTTLGREGRHGRALLDGRFVVAHDSGLVALDRQEGGVDWERSVEGIDTSLAELLAVAASGTIVVPYADGLKAFGATDGERRWKTPELPGQRVTPAIADGTIYAVGSVDGTDTLAALADGSVRWTRSLDGRSPSAPVVTDRGVLVVDDRTLVVHDRETGDRRTELYSFDYDGTTFDATVATDGTTAFVTSDDGLTAVDIADGTTRWHYDEWVYTDGCSVGTETVVAMADGGESTDRTITAFDRETGEARWDYVMDGFHTPSIGPTLADGAVFFATSSSDGLVAIGDVPE; encoded by the coding sequence ATGGATCGACGGACGTTCCTGACGACGACCTGCGCTGGCACGGCGGCCCTCTCTGGATGCCTATCGGCGCTTCCGTGGACGAGCGGGGGGAACACGCCACTGCCCGAGGTCCCCGGCGGTTCCTGGACACAGCACGGGGCCGACGCCGCCAACACGTTCGCCCCGGCCGTCTCCGCGCCCTCGCGGGCGGCCTTCGCGTGGACGTCCTCGGCGTTCACGCGCTGGGACCCGGTTATCGCCGACGGCACGATCTACACCACGAACTTCGATCCCAGCAACGACGGCAGCGCCATCGCGCTCGACGCACAGGACGGCACCGAACAGTGGCGAACGACGCTCGGCAGGGAGGGTCGTCACGGACGCGCCCTCCTCGACGGCCGGTTCGTCGTCGCACACGACTCCGGCCTCGTCGCCCTCGACCGACAGGAGGGAGGCGTCGACTGGGAGCGCTCCGTCGAGGGGATCGACACGTCGCTTGCGGAACTGCTCGCCGTCGCGGCGTCTGGGACGATCGTCGTTCCGTACGCCGACGGCCTCAAGGCGTTCGGGGCGACGGACGGCGAACGGCGCTGGAAAACGCCGGAATTGCCGGGTCAGCGGGTCACACCCGCCATCGCCGACGGGACGATCTACGCCGTCGGCAGCGTCGACGGGACAGACACGCTCGCCGCGCTCGCCGACGGATCGGTCCGCTGGACGCGCTCGCTCGACGGCCGGTCCCCGAGCGCGCCGGTCGTGACCGACCGCGGCGTCCTCGTCGTCGACGACCGGACGCTCGTCGTCCACGACCGGGAGACGGGCGACCGCCGCACCGAACTCTACTCGTTCGACTACGACGGGACGACCTTCGACGCGACGGTCGCTACCGACGGCACGACGGCGTTCGTGACCAGCGACGACGGACTCACCGCCGTCGACATCGCCGACGGAACGACCCGGTGGCACTACGACGAGTGGGTGTACACCGACGGCTGCTCGGTCGGGACCGAGACCGTGGTCGCGATGGCCGACGGCGGCGAGTCCACCGACCGGACGATCACCGCGTTCGACCGCGAGACGGGCGAGGCGCGCTGGGACTACGTGATGGACGGCTTCCACACGCCCTCGATCGGACCGACCCTCGCCGACGGTGCCGTGTTCTTCGCGACCAGCAGCAGCGACGGCCTCGTCGCCATCGGAGACGTTCCGGAGTGA
- the trpB gene encoding tryptophan synthase subunit beta: MSDGDFAGYGGRHVPDPLVAPLEQLATTYDDIRETTAFQTELRDLLESFAGRPTPLFHAETLSDRWGAEIFLKREDLLHGGAHKINNTLGQALLAKQAGKERLIAETGAGQHGTATAMAGALLDLDTEIYMGKKDVERQRMNVFRMRLMGAQVNEVTQGEEGLAEAVDVALEDFAHNVDDTHYLVGSVVGPDPFPRMVRDFQSVIGEEAREQFRERTGELPDAAVACVGGGSNAMGLFHAFRDDDVAFYGGEGGGEGADSERHAAPLAAGSEGVLHGMKTRVIDDDVSVHSVSAGLDYPGVGPEHAMFRELGRAQYRGITDEEALDAFRELSESEGIIPALETSHGLALAKQLAEDGDHETILVNLSGRGDKDMAQAAEQFDLS; this comes from the coding sequence ATGTCTGATGGCGACTTCGCGGGGTACGGCGGCCGCCACGTCCCCGATCCGCTGGTAGCACCGCTCGAACAGCTCGCGACGACCTACGACGACATTCGAGAGACGACGGCGTTCCAGACGGAGCTCCGGGACCTGCTCGAATCGTTCGCCGGGCGACCGACGCCCCTGTTTCACGCGGAGACGCTCAGCGACCGCTGGGGTGCGGAGATCTTCCTCAAGCGCGAGGACCTGCTCCACGGCGGGGCCCACAAGATCAACAACACGCTCGGACAGGCGCTGCTGGCCAAACAGGCCGGCAAGGAGCGACTGATCGCCGAGACCGGCGCGGGCCAGCACGGCACGGCGACGGCGATGGCCGGCGCGTTGCTGGACCTCGACACGGAGATCTACATGGGCAAGAAAGACGTCGAGCGCCAGCGGATGAACGTCTTCAGGATGCGCCTGATGGGTGCGCAGGTCAACGAAGTGACGCAGGGCGAGGAGGGGCTGGCCGAGGCCGTCGACGTCGCTCTGGAGGACTTCGCTCACAACGTCGACGACACCCACTATCTCGTGGGCAGCGTCGTCGGCCCCGACCCGTTCCCGCGGATGGTCCGGGACTTCCAGAGCGTCATCGGCGAGGAGGCCCGCGAGCAGTTCCGCGAGCGCACGGGCGAGTTGCCCGACGCCGCGGTGGCCTGCGTCGGCGGGGGCTCGAACGCCATGGGGCTGTTCCACGCCTTCCGGGACGACGACGTGGCCTTCTACGGCGGCGAGGGCGGCGGTGAGGGTGCCGACTCGGAGCGCCACGCCGCGCCGCTCGCGGCGGGCTCCGAGGGGGTCCTCCACGGGATGAAGACGCGGGTCATCGACGACGACGTGTCTGTCCACTCCGTCTCGGCGGGCCTGGACTACCCCGGTGTCGGCCCGGAACACGCCATGTTCCGCGAACTCGGCCGCGCACAGTACCGCGGGATCACCGACGAGGAAGCGCTCGACGCGTTCCGCGAACTCTCCGAGTCCGAGGGGATCATCCCCGCACTGGAGACGAGCCACGGCCTCGCGCTCGCGAAGCAACTGGCCGAGGACGGCGACCACGAGACGATCCTCGTGAACCTCTCCGGCCGGGGCGACAAGGACATGGCACAGGCCGCAGAACAGTTCGACCTCTCCTGA
- a CDS encoding GNAT family N-acetyltransferase yields the protein MASELTLRQYDPRDAHAVWELHEWAMRVAGTDPADVPGTDDLRAIETQYLDAGGAFLVGIGDGEDDSDAAVPETFDGPVVAMGGLLPSESGHDDERTVPGAAELHRMRVAPPMQGRGHGRDLLAALERRAAQLGFETLLATTAVRQEAAARFYPAAGYREVDRSVQGEYELIHFEKTL from the coding sequence ATGGCGAGCGAGCTGACCCTCCGACAGTACGACCCGCGAGACGCCCACGCCGTCTGGGAACTCCACGAGTGGGCGATGCGGGTCGCCGGCACCGATCCGGCGGACGTGCCCGGCACCGACGACCTCCGGGCAATCGAGACGCAGTACCTCGACGCGGGCGGGGCGTTTCTGGTCGGTATCGGGGACGGCGAAGACGACAGCGACGCCGCCGTCCCCGAGACCTTCGACGGACCGGTGGTCGCGATGGGCGGGCTCTTGCCCTCGGAGTCTGGCCACGACGACGAGCGGACGGTCCCCGGCGCTGCCGAACTCCACCGGATGCGCGTCGCCCCGCCGATGCAGGGTCGCGGCCACGGCCGGGACCTGCTGGCGGCCCTCGAACGACGGGCCGCCCAGCTGGGTTTCGAGACGCTGCTGGCGACGACGGCCGTCCGGCAGGAAGCGGCGGCACGGTTCTACCCCGCTGCGGGCTATCGCGAGGTCGACCGCTCGGTACAGGGCGAGTACGAGCTGATCCACTTCGAGAAGACGCTGTGA
- a CDS encoding NADP-dependent oxidoreductase — MSDTNRVFLLAERPDGRPDEDTFELAERDVPTPGPGEALVRTLYLSVDPYMRGRMDARESYADPWGVGDPMEAAVVGEVVESNGAGLEAGTVVTGELEWADYATAPGTELYPIDPELAPISTALGVLGMPGRTAYFGTKEIAQPTAGDTFVVSGAAGAVGSVAGQIAGLQGAHVVGFAGSDEKVQFLEDELGFDAGINYKATDDYGAALDEAAPGGVDAYFDNVGGPITDAVFTRLNVDARVAICGQISQYNATELPTGPRKLATLVEKRATVEGFLVGDYQPRFEAATRQLGEWVQTGDVQYRETVTEGLENAPDAFLGLFEGENIGKQLVKVAERDA, encoded by the coding sequence ATGTCAGACACCAACCGCGTCTTCTTGCTTGCGGAGCGACCCGACGGACGGCCGGACGAGGACACCTTCGAGCTGGCAGAGCGCGACGTGCCGACGCCAGGCCCCGGCGAAGCACTCGTCCGGACGCTGTACCTCTCGGTCGACCCCTACATGCGCGGTCGGATGGACGCCCGCGAGTCCTACGCCGATCCGTGGGGCGTCGGCGATCCGATGGAGGCCGCCGTCGTCGGGGAAGTCGTCGAGTCCAACGGCGCGGGCCTCGAAGCGGGGACCGTCGTCACGGGCGAACTCGAATGGGCCGACTACGCAACCGCGCCGGGGACGGAGCTGTACCCCATCGACCCCGAACTGGCCCCGATCTCGACGGCGCTGGGCGTGCTGGGCATGCCCGGTCGCACGGCGTACTTCGGGACCAAGGAGATCGCACAGCCGACCGCGGGCGACACGTTCGTCGTCAGCGGCGCGGCGGGCGCGGTCGGCTCGGTCGCCGGCCAGATCGCGGGCCTCCAGGGCGCTCACGTGGTCGGCTTCGCCGGCTCTGACGAGAAGGTCCAGTTCCTCGAAGACGAACTCGGCTTCGACGCCGGGATCAACTACAAGGCGACCGACGACTACGGAGCGGCACTCGACGAGGCGGCCCCCGGCGGCGTCGACGCCTACTTCGACAACGTCGGCGGCCCGATCACCGACGCCGTCTTCACCCGACTCAACGTCGACGCTCGCGTCGCCATCTGTGGGCAAATCTCTCAGTACAACGCGACCGAACTCCCGACCGGCCCCCGCAAGCTGGCGACGCTGGTCGAGAAACGCGCCACCGTCGAAGGGTTCCTCGTCGGCGACTACCAACCCCGCTTCGAGGCCGCGACCCGGCAGCTGGGCGAGTGGGTCCAGACCGGCGACGTCCAGTACCGCGAAACCGTCACCGAGGGCCTGGAGAACGCTCCCGACGCCTTCCTCGGCCTCTTCGAGGGCGAGAACATCGGCAAGCAGCTGGTGAAAGTCGCCGAGCGGGACGCCTGA
- a CDS encoding mechanosensitive ion channel domain-containing protein, giving the protein MLQEATQAPTVEPSTSAILGEFVDGIVVAVPRLLSGLLFLVLAYLTIKLVLAVVRSVVDRLYRDEEQLIVDLVVTVVGIFLWFGATLGLLKVVGLGEVAASLGTASGFIGLGVAFALKEMIADTVAGVYLLQDEDFSEGDRVETASVTGRLVSIDLRKTRIETDEGNLVVVANRDVEKRWTRHARADQDLDAGR; this is encoded by the coding sequence ATGTTGCAAGAAGCGACGCAAGCGCCGACCGTCGAGCCGTCGACGAGCGCCATCCTCGGGGAGTTCGTCGACGGGATCGTCGTGGCAGTGCCGCGGCTGCTGTCGGGACTGCTCTTTCTCGTGCTCGCCTATCTCACGATCAAGCTCGTGCTGGCGGTCGTCCGGTCGGTCGTCGATCGGCTCTACCGGGACGAGGAGCAGCTTATCGTCGATCTCGTGGTCACTGTCGTCGGGATCTTCCTGTGGTTCGGGGCGACGCTGGGGCTCCTGAAGGTCGTGGGGCTGGGCGAGGTCGCCGCCAGCCTCGGCACCGCCAGCGGCTTCATCGGGCTGGGTGTCGCGTTCGCACTCAAGGAGATGATCGCCGACACTGTCGCAGGGGTGTACCTCCTGCAAGACGAGGACTTCTCGGAGGGAGACCGCGTCGAGACCGCGTCGGTGACGGGCCGGCTCGTGAGTATCGACCTCCGGAAGACCCGGATCGAGACCGACGAAGGGAACCTCGTGGTCGTCGCCAACCGCGACGTCGAGAAGCGCTGGACGCGCCACGCTCGGGCCGACCAGGACCTCGATGCGGGCCGCTGA